CGGGACGGCGAGGTAGGCGTACAGCCCGGGCGAGGCACCGGCGCTCGCGAGCATGATCGCGGCCAGCAGCATCTCGGCCAGCGGCACCCACGCGGCGCGTGTCGTCGCACGCGACCAGTCGAGCACGGCGCTGCCGACGGCGACCACCGCCAGCGCCGCCAGCAGCGGCGCGGTGACGCCGGAGCGCCCGTCCGCCAGCACGATGCCCGAGGCGAGGGACAGGCCGAAGACGCGGATCGCCGTGGTCACCCGCCACGTGTAGAGCGACCCCCCGTAGGAGGGGGTCACGTCGGTGGCGCTGGAGCTGAACATCAGTCCCTATTTGAACGTGTCGGCGATCTGGATGGCGGCCGGACCCATGATCACGAGGAAGAGGCACGGGAGGATGAACAGCACGAGCGGGATCATCATCCGCACCGGCACCTGCTGGGCCTTCTCCTCGGCCCGCTGGCGGCGCTTCGTGCGCATCTCGCCGCTCTGGATCCGCAGGACCCGTCCGATCGGGATGCCGAGGCTGTCGGCCTGCACCATCGCCAGGCAGAAGGACTTCAGGTCGTCGAGCGACGTGCGCTCGGCCATCGCGCGCATCGCGTCGGTCCGGCCGACGCCGATGTTCATCTCCTGCAGCAGGCGGGCGAACTCCGCGGCCAGCGGGCCCTCGGTGTTGCGGGCCACGCGGTCGACCGCGGCGTCGAAGCCGAGGCCGGCCTCGACCGAGACCGTCAGGAGGTCGAGGGCGTCGGGCAGCGCGTTGCGCATCAGCTTCTCGCGCTTCTGCCCGGCGTTGTAGAGCAGCACGTTGGGCAGGACGTAGCCGAACGCGGCCACCAGCACCGTGGCGATCACGACCCGGGGGAACGGCCAGCCCATGCCGGCGATGTAGAGGAAGCCGAGGCCACCGAACGCGGCCAGGCCGAGGACCTTAAGGCCGATCAGCCGGTTCGCGTCCCAGCCGGGCGGGTTGCCGGCGACGTTGAGGCGGTACTCCAGCTTGTGGGCGGTGTCGGCGCGCACCAGCTTGCGGCCGGTCCCGACGAGCTGGTCGCCCAGCGGCCCGAGCACGCGCTCGGCGAAGGGCCGCTCGAGCTCGGTGCGCAGCATGTCGGGGGTGGTCTGGCTCATCGCCTGGATGGCGGCGATCGACCGGGCGACGCCGCGACGTTCCTTGCTGACCACGCCGATCATGGCCATGGACAGGACGAGTGCCGAGAAGATCAGCCCGGCTCCGATCCAGAGGATCACGTCACACCTCCACCGTGGCGAGCTTCGCCATCGCGAATGAACCAAGTCCCAGGAGGAACAGTGCCATGCCCAGGATGATGTAGCCCGGAACCGTCGTGTAGAGCAGGCGCACGTAGTCGGGGTTGGCGAACGTCATGTAGAAGAAGATCAGCGGCGGCAGGCCGGTCAGGATGTAGCCGGAGAGCCGTCCCTCGGCGCTGAGCGCCTTGACCTGGCGGCGCAGGTACTCGCGCTCGCGGAGCGTGTCGGCGACCGTGTGCAGGATCTCGGCCAGGTTGCCACCGACCTCGCGCTGGATGCGGATGGCCATGACGACCCAGCTGAAGTCGTCGCTCTCCATCCGCTCGCCGACGCCCTCGAGCGCCTCGGTGATGTCGACGCCGAGGCGCTGCTCGACGAGGGCGCGGCGCAGCTCGCCGGCCATCGGCTCGTGGCCCTCCTTGACGACGGTGTCGACCGCCTGGGGGAGCGACAGGCCGGCCTGGAGGCCGCCGGCCATCAGGCCGAGGGTCTGCGCGAGCTGGGCGTTGAACGCACTGAGGCGGCGACCGTGCTTGAACTTCAGGTAGAGCCACGGCAGCACCGCACCGAGGAGCAGGAACAGCAGGCTCATCCCCAGGCCGCCCATGAAGAAGCCGACCACCCCGGCCCCGAACGCGAAGCCGACGTGGACCAGCACCCACTCGGACGCGGTCAGCGGGGAGCCGGCGCCGGAGAGCCGCTGGGAGATGCGGGTCTCCATGTCCTGGGAGACGACGCGGTTGGCGATCGACACCGCCGAGCCCTTGAGGTCGCTCGAGGCCGACTTGCGCTGCTTCTTCGCGGCGGCGCCGGTGGTGCCGTTGAAGTACGCCTCGAGCTGCCGCACGGACTGCGACCGGTTGTCGCCGGCGCCGAGCAGCCCGATCGCGAGCAGCCCGAACATGCCGATCGCGAGCGCGCCGGCGCCGAGCAGCATGCCGGAGTCGCCGATCAGCGCCTTGCCGGAGGTGACGACGTCGGGGGCCTCGAAGCCGGGGCCGAGGGTGGCGAACGCGGTGTCGTGGTACTGGGTGCCGCCGGCGTCGACCACGACGTCGATGTTGGCGTCCTCGCCGCTGCCGTAGGGCGCCGTGAAGGTCACCAGCAGCTGCTGGTCGAGGGCCGCGGCCCGCTCGTTGAACACCGTCGTGAGGGCGGCGGGGTCGGCCGGGATGACCGAGCCGCCGGTCTCCGTGGCGACCGAGGCGAGCGCGTCGGCCGCCTCGCCCTGGACCAGCGAGACCACGTCGACGACCACGTCGGCGTTCGTGGCGTCGTTGGTGGCCACCTCGAGGGTCGTGGCGCTGCCGGTGTCGGCGCCGTCGGACAGCACGAGGAGGTTGCGCGAGCCCTCGCCGGTGAGGAGCTTCACGCCCTCCTCGATGCCGTCGTAGACACTGGTGCCGGGGGCGAGCGACAGCTTGCCGAGCGCCTCGCGGACGTCGCCGTGGTCGATGGTCGGCGCGACGGTCGTGGTGACCTTGCCGGCGAAGGCGACGAGACCGATGGCCACGTCGTCGGGTGCGCTGTCGAGGAAGGCGTTGATCGCGGTGGTCGCGGCATCGAACTTGCCCTGGCCGCGCATGCTCTTGCTCGCGTCGAGGACGATCACCGTGGACCGGTCGATGTCGCCGGCGTCGACGAGCTTGGCGGTGGACTCCACCGCGCCGCCGTTGAGCTCGACGTAGACCTGGTCCGGGTCCACCGTGGTGCCGTCGGGCACGCCGTCGGTCGACACCAGCAGGTTGACGGTGCCCCGGTCGGTCTCGACGTGGTCGATGGTGACCTCGTCGTCGGCCAGCGCGGGGGCGCCGGTCGCCAGCGCGAGCAGCGCCGCGGCGAGTGCGCCGGCCACGCCGCGGGTCGTTGGCCTCATCGGGTCCCGCCGACGGTGAACACGGCCGGGTTGAGGTGCACGCCGTGGTCGGCCAGCCGCTCGAGGAAGCGCGGTCGCAGGCCGGTCGACTCGAGGCCGCCCTTGAACTTGCCCTGCTCGTTCATGCCGGCGGCGTAGTCGAACAGGAACACGTCCTGGGTGGTGACGATGTCGCCCTCCATGCCGACGATCTCGGT
This genomic interval from Nocardioides palaemonis contains the following:
- a CDS encoding type II secretion system F family protein, yielding MILWIGAGLIFSALVLSMAMIGVVSKERRGVARSIAAIQAMSQTTPDMLRTELERPFAERVLGPLGDQLVGTGRKLVRADTAHKLEYRLNVAGNPPGWDANRLIGLKVLGLAAFGGLGFLYIAGMGWPFPRVVIATVLVAAFGYVLPNVLLYNAGQKREKLMRNALPDALDLLTVSVEAGLGFDAAVDRVARNTEGPLAAEFARLLQEMNIGVGRTDAMRAMAERTSLDDLKSFCLAMVQADSLGIPIGRVLRIQSGEMRTKRRQRAEEKAQQVPVRMMIPLVLFILPCLFLVIMGPAAIQIADTFK
- a CDS encoding type II secretion system F family protein; translation: MRPTTRGVAGALAAALLALATGAPALADDEVTIDHVETDRGTVNLLVSTDGVPDGTTVDPDQVYVELNGGAVESTAKLVDAGDIDRSTVIVLDASKSMRGQGKFDAATTAINAFLDSAPDDVAIGLVAFAGKVTTTVAPTIDHGDVREALGKLSLAPGTSVYDGIEEGVKLLTGEGSRNLLVLSDGADTGSATTLEVATNDATNADVVVDVVSLVQGEAADALASVATETGGSVIPADPAALTTVFNERAAALDQQLLVTFTAPYGSGEDANIDVVVDAGGTQYHDTAFATLGPGFEAPDVVTSGKALIGDSGMLLGAGALAIGMFGLLAIGLLGAGDNRSQSVRQLEAYFNGTTGAAAKKQRKSASSDLKGSAVSIANRVVSQDMETRISQRLSGAGSPLTASEWVLVHVGFAFGAGVVGFFMGGLGMSLLFLLLGAVLPWLYLKFKHGRRLSAFNAQLAQTLGLMAGGLQAGLSLPQAVDTVVKEGHEPMAGELRRALVEQRLGVDITEALEGVGERMESDDFSWVVMAIRIQREVGGNLAEILHTVADTLREREYLRRQVKALSAEGRLSGYILTGLPPLIFFYMTFANPDYVRLLYTTVPGYIILGMALFLLGLGSFAMAKLATVEV